From Pseudomonas putida, one genomic window encodes:
- a CDS encoding zonular occludens toxin domain-containing protein, with amino-acid sequence MAIHAYVGKPGHGKSYGVVEHVVIPSLKQNRHVVTNIPLSVDDLLATFGGNITQLPSNWFELDDISEVIPPGSVAILDECWRRWPAGQNVNHANLSDKSLLAEHRHRVDDKNNSMRVVLVTQDLAQISSWVRLLVETTYRIRKLSKKTFKVDIYQGSVTGDSPPKSKLVRTTGGAFKSSVYSFYQSATLSSSGVGDESAADGRSSFLRSYGLWLCVFGALFLLGFGFHYSKKFFQRDDANTISAVNAKVSAVAAKPVEPPLSTTWRLVGFVHPSKPDPNSRAISESLALISDANGNTRYISFSHCRYVSDFTEAYCVVDGLKITAWALKKSNPIVGGLIGGGV; translated from the coding sequence ATGGCTATCCATGCATATGTAGGCAAGCCAGGCCATGGTAAAAGCTATGGCGTTGTTGAGCATGTTGTAATTCCTTCCTTGAAGCAAAATAGGCATGTGGTTACAAACATCCCTCTTTCGGTTGATGATCTCCTAGCTACTTTTGGCGGAAATATTACTCAGCTGCCTTCTAATTGGTTCGAATTAGATGATATTTCTGAGGTGATACCACCTGGTTCTGTTGCTATCCTTGATGAATGTTGGAGACGCTGGCCAGCTGGGCAGAATGTCAATCATGCAAATTTAAGCGATAAGTCCCTGTTAGCAGAACATCGTCATCGCGTTGATGACAAAAATAACTCCATGCGCGTTGTGCTTGTTACACAAGATTTAGCTCAAATATCTAGCTGGGTTCGCCTGCTTGTTGAAACCACTTATCGTATACGCAAACTGAGTAAAAAAACGTTCAAGGTTGATATTTATCAAGGTTCAGTAACCGGTGATAGTCCGCCCAAGTCAAAACTTGTTCGAACAACAGGTGGGGCCTTTAAATCATCTGTGTATTCTTTTTATCAGTCTGCAACTCTTTCTAGCTCTGGCGTAGGAGATGAGTCTGCGGCTGATGGGCGTTCTAGTTTCTTGCGTTCCTACGGGCTTTGGCTATGTGTCTTCGGAGCTTTGTTTCTGCTCGGATTTGGTTTTCATTACTCGAAAAAGTTCTTTCAGCGTGATGACGCCAACACGATTAGCGCCGTCAACGCAAAGGTAAGTGCAGTTGCAGCAAAGCCTGTTGAGCCGCCTTTATCAACTACGTGGCGGCTGGTTGGTTTTGTTCACCCCTCAAAGCCTGACCCGAATTCCAGAGCTATATCTGAATCATTAGCTCTCATATCTGATGCAAATGGCAATACCAGATACATATCGTTTAGTCACTGCAGGTATGTTTCAGACTTCACTGAGGCTTATTGTGTTGTTGATGGTTTAAAAATTACAGCCTGGGCCTTAAAAAAGTCCAACCCTATAGTTGGTGGATTGATTGGGGGAGGGGTTTAG
- a CDS encoding DUF2523 family protein: MTSFAQWLISIIEQLIQFILDLPLIIGEWFWQGLLYLVSNSKIVPLIEASGDLFSNIDPGVWYFLNLMHLPYGLTMVTGAYVLRFLVRRIPFVG, translated from the coding sequence ATGACTTCTTTTGCCCAGTGGTTAATCTCAATTATTGAGCAGCTTATTCAGTTTATTCTTGACCTGCCGCTTATTATTGGTGAGTGGTTTTGGCAGGGCCTCTTGTACCTTGTAAGCAACAGTAAAATCGTTCCGTTAATCGAAGCATCTGGCGATCTGTTCTCAAATATCGATCCGGGTGTCTGGTACTTCCTCAACTTAATGCACCTTCCTTACGGGCTAACCATGGTTACGGGCGCTTATGTTCTCAGGTTTCTTGTCCGTCGCATTCCTTTTGTAGGGTGA
- a CDS encoding phage/plasmid replication domain-containing protein yields the protein MHIFYDWLSAYQEYDFDLPKVTDIVIETLCSKTGELLSSKQPGFKHEGSWSTVIIIRVHGRRVFIEGNPSRIDRADNLFGYTTIEQCVIVYNRILAQYGLPPLTKCTRIDFRQGPDGQHVGTTADGMVITRIDVTSNHAVGKGNVPAYLKGISSQAIGRNYGFLYPNGRTATWTTKALGQGARLQFRKAYDKAFEMLSNSLPKVKRIFGETSEEYKYIQKVQAYCEEQGIVRFEQGFKAEFLKRHHLAYWGLFDEGELTRLHKDFLKLDQKLKVNAMDLLSIAEQLVASGVRPNMRAANTTAMYAIQWMNAQTPLDFSKRQVNEHAAHLNRIGINIRMPFDHTKFSPVIVKEIREVTRVSVIEIPNWYKRPAGHLQLVAA from the coding sequence ATGCACATCTTCTACGACTGGCTCTCCGCCTACCAGGAATACGATTTCGACCTGCCTAAGGTGACGGACATTGTCATTGAGACCCTGTGCTCAAAGACTGGCGAGCTTTTGTCGAGCAAGCAACCTGGCTTCAAGCATGAAGGCAGCTGGTCGACCGTGATAATCATCAGAGTTCATGGCCGTCGGGTATTCATTGAAGGGAATCCAAGCCGCATCGATAGGGCAGACAACCTTTTTGGTTATACAACAATTGAGCAGTGCGTGATCGTTTACAACCGTATTTTGGCTCAATACGGCCTTCCTCCGTTAACGAAGTGTACCCGGATTGATTTTCGCCAAGGTCCAGACGGACAACATGTTGGTACCACTGCCGATGGCATGGTAATTACTCGCATTGACGTGACGAGCAATCACGCTGTCGGTAAAGGTAACGTGCCTGCATATTTGAAAGGTATTTCAAGTCAGGCTATCGGTAGGAATTATGGTTTTTTGTATCCCAATGGTCGCACTGCCACCTGGACAACTAAGGCTCTAGGGCAGGGTGCTCGCCTTCAATTCCGTAAGGCTTACGATAAAGCATTCGAAATGCTTAGTAATAGTCTCCCAAAAGTAAAAAGAATCTTCGGCGAGACCTCCGAAGAGTATAAATACATCCAGAAGGTTCAGGCCTATTGCGAAGAGCAAGGCATTGTTCGCTTTGAACAAGGATTCAAGGCTGAATTTCTCAAACGCCATCACTTGGCCTATTGGGGCTTATTTGACGAAGGTGAGTTAACCCGCCTCCATAAAGATTTTTTGAAGCTTGATCAGAAGCTTAAGGTGAATGCCATGGACTTGTTATCGATCGCTGAACAGCTTGTCGCCTCGGGTGTTCGCCCTAACATGAGGGCTGCCAATACGACTGCTATGTATGCAATCCAGTGGATGAATGCACAAACTCCATTGGATTTTTCGAAGCGCCAAGTTAATGAGCATGCTGCACATCTTAATCGCATTGGAATTAACATCCGAATGCCATTTGATCACACTAAGTTTTCGCCGGTCATCGTTAAAGAAATTCGTGAGGTTACACGTGTTTCTGTTATCGAGATTCCTAACTGGTACAAGCGCCCGGCTGGCCATTTGCAGTTGGTGGCAGCGTGA
- a CDS encoding helix-turn-helix domain-containing protein: protein MGIGTRIRQERLKQGLELKELARLSGMPERTLADIEREVSNPRADNLKKVIISLGCSADQIMFDDDELTEDGDLSLLVRELSKTEEETRQTVKRVIRAMLVQERVFELERIRMEENRDRQNLALPLKRYGKTAQQK from the coding sequence ATGGGCATTGGAACGAGGATCAGGCAGGAACGACTCAAGCAAGGCCTGGAACTCAAGGAGCTAGCCAGGCTCAGCGGAATGCCTGAGAGGACTCTGGCGGACATCGAGCGTGAGGTCTCGAATCCGAGGGCGGACAACCTGAAGAAAGTGATCATTTCACTGGGCTGTTCAGCCGATCAGATCATGTTCGACGACGATGAGCTGACGGAGGACGGTGACTTATCACTTCTGGTACGCGAGCTGAGCAAAACGGAAGAAGAAACCAGGCAAACGGTCAAACGAGTGATCCGAGCAATGCTCGTACAAGAACGTGTATTCGAGCTGGAGCGAATCAGGATGGAGGAAAATCGAGACCGACAGAATCTGGCGCTTCCTCTAAAACGCTATGGAAAAACGGCTCAACAAAAATGA
- a CDS encoding DnaB-like helicase N-terminal domain-containing protein: protein MLNSKCQGLIEMQELTVQGIERELLGWLILMGLEPRRYGEAPLISVLINQVKLNAGSFGTSTHRLIFMAIERLYRRQDPIDILLILEDLELSGDPITLQELAEIARDTPSGLMEKVDAMARIIKAFGDLRSGFDTKEKISRRLMRFREVMDHGYSHGAVWWTEDPQWLLSNPHGEHICYVYYTE from the coding sequence GTGCTGAACAGCAAGTGCCAAGGCCTGATCGAGATGCAGGAGCTTACCGTGCAGGGCATCGAGCGCGAATTGCTCGGTTGGCTGATCTTGATGGGGCTGGAGCCTCGACGCTACGGAGAGGCACCGCTGATCTCGGTTTTGATTAACCAGGTCAAGCTGAATGCCGGCTCGTTCGGCACCTCAACCCACCGGCTGATCTTCATGGCCATCGAGCGCCTCTACCGCCGACAGGACCCGATCGACATCCTTCTCATCCTGGAGGATCTGGAGCTGTCGGGCGATCCAATAACGTTGCAGGAACTGGCCGAAATCGCACGGGATACGCCGTCAGGATTGATGGAAAAAGTGGACGCTATGGCCCGAATCATCAAAGCGTTTGGCGATCTTCGATCAGGCTTCGATACCAAAGAAAAGATCAGCCGGCGGCTGATGAGATTCCGTGAGGTCATGGACCACGGTTATTCGCACGGTGCCGTGTGGTGGACAGAAGATCCTCAGTGGCTGCTATCAAATCCACACGGCGAACACATCTGCTACGTCTATTACACGGAATAA
- the catA gene encoding catechol 1,2-dioxygenase encodes MTVKISQTADLQAFFKQAAGLDNDQGSPRVKQILLRILQDSARLIEDLEITDDEFWRAIDYLNRLGGRGEAALLIAGLGLEHFLDLLNDARDAQVGQTGGTPRTIEGPLYVAGAPLCEGEARMDDGTEDGVATTLFIEGQVIDLQGKPIAGAIVDLWQANTKGNYSYFDKSQSAFNLRRRIVTDAEGRYRARSIVPSGYGCDPQGPTQECLDLLGRHGQRPAHIHYFISAPGYRHLTTQINLSGDKYLWDDFAYATREGLVGEVKFIEDAGLAAKRGVEGRFAELCFDFQLQPAVETGEEQRSLRPRALQV; translated from the coding sequence ATGACTGTCAAAATTTCCCAAACCGCCGACCTGCAGGCGTTCTTCAAACAAGCTGCCGGGTTGGACAACGACCAGGGTAGCCCTCGGGTCAAGCAGATCCTGCTGCGCATCCTGCAGGACAGCGCACGCCTGATCGAAGACCTCGAAATCACCGATGACGAATTCTGGCGCGCCATCGATTACCTCAACCGCCTGGGTGGCCGTGGAGAGGCCGCGCTGCTGATCGCCGGCCTGGGCCTCGAGCATTTCCTGGACTTGCTCAACGACGCCCGGGACGCGCAAGTCGGCCAAACCGGCGGCACCCCGCGTACCATCGAGGGGCCCTTGTACGTCGCCGGCGCCCCGCTGTGCGAGGGCGAGGCACGCATGGATGATGGTACGGAGGACGGCGTTGCCACCACGTTGTTTATCGAGGGCCAGGTCATCGACCTGCAAGGCAAGCCGATCGCCGGGGCCATCGTTGACCTGTGGCAAGCCAATACCAAAGGCAACTACTCGTACTTCGACAAATCGCAGTCGGCGTTCAATCTTCGCCGCCGCATCGTGACCGATGCCGAAGGCCGTTACCGGGCCCGCAGTATTGTGCCCTCGGGGTATGGGTGTGACCCGCAGGGGCCGACTCAGGAGTGCCTTGACTTGCTCGGGCGTCATGGGCAGCGACCCGCGCACATCCACTACTTCATCTCGGCACCGGGGTACCGCCATCTGACGACGCAAATCAACCTGTCAGGGGATAAGTACCTGTGGGATGACTTTGCCTACGCCACACGCGAAGGGCTCGTCGGCGAAGTGAAGTTCATCGAAGACGCTGGCTTGGCGGCCAAACGAGGCGTGGAAGGGCGTTTTGCCGAATTGTGCTTTGACTTCCAACTGCAGCCTGCGGTTGAGACGGGTGAAGAACAACGGAGCTTGAGGCCGCGGGCGCTGCAGGTTTGA
- the catC gene encoding muconolactone Delta-isomerase, producing MLFHVKMTVKLPVDMDPQVAARLKADEKELAQRLQREGKWRHLWRIAGHYANFSVFDVDSVEALHDTLMQLPLFPYMDIEVTGLCRHPSSIHEDDR from the coding sequence ATGCTGTTTCACGTAAAGATGACTGTAAAGCTGCCAGTGGACATGGACCCGCAAGTGGCTGCCCGCTTGAAGGCTGATGAAAAGGAACTGGCCCAGCGCCTGCAGCGTGAGGGGAAATGGCGTCACCTGTGGCGCATCGCCGGCCACTACGCCAATTTCAGTGTGTTCGATGTGGACAGTGTCGAAGCGCTGCACGACACCCTCATGCAACTGCCTTTATTCCCCTACATGGACATCGAAGTGACCGGCCTGTGCCGCCACCCTTCGTCGATTCATGAAGATGATCGCTGA
- a CDS encoding muconate cycloisomerase family protein, whose translation MTAARIERLETIIVDLPTIRPHKLAMHTMRGQTLVILRLLCSDGIEGIGEATTIGGLAYGNESPESIKSNLDSYFAPLLIGQDAENINAAMQRLDKAIKGNTFARSAVETALLDAQGKRLGLPVSELLGGRVRDALEVAWTLASGDTGKDIEEAERMLEQRRHRIFKLKIGANALAHDLAHVVAIKKALGDRASVRVDVNQYWSESQAIKGCQVLGENGIDLIEQPISRINRGGQVRLNQRSPAPIMADESIESVEDAFSLAADGAASIFALKIAKNGGPRAVLRTAQIAQAAGIALYGGTMLEGAVGTLASAHAFITLDQLQWHTELFGPLLLTEEIVTQAPVYRDFQLHVPATPGLGLTLDEERLARFRRT comes from the coding sequence ATGACAGCAGCCCGGATCGAGCGCCTTGAGACGATCATTGTCGACCTGCCGACCATTCGGCCACACAAACTGGCGATGCACACCATGCGCGGCCAAACCTTGGTCATTCTTCGCTTGCTGTGCAGCGATGGCATCGAGGGTATCGGGGAGGCCACCACCATTGGTGGGCTCGCCTATGGCAACGAAAGCCCGGAGAGCATCAAAAGTAACCTGGACAGCTACTTCGCGCCTTTGCTGATCGGCCAGGACGCGGAGAACATCAATGCGGCAATGCAGCGCCTGGACAAAGCCATCAAGGGCAACACATTCGCCCGTTCTGCAGTGGAAACGGCGTTGCTCGATGCCCAAGGCAAGCGCCTGGGACTACCGGTCAGCGAGTTGCTGGGCGGCCGGGTGCGTGATGCGCTGGAAGTGGCCTGGACCCTTGCCAGTGGTGACACCGGCAAGGACATCGAAGAAGCCGAGCGTATGCTCGAGCAACGTCGCCACCGCATCTTCAAACTCAAGATTGGCGCCAACGCACTCGCGCATGACCTTGCCCATGTGGTGGCCATCAAGAAAGCCCTGGGCGACCGCGCCAGCGTCCGTGTCGACGTCAACCAATACTGGAGCGAGTCGCAGGCCATCAAAGGCTGCCAGGTGCTGGGTGAAAACGGTATCGACTTGATCGAACAGCCGATTTCACGGATCAACCGGGGAGGGCAGGTGCGCCTGAATCAGCGCAGCCCTGCGCCCATCATGGCGGACGAATCCATCGAAAGTGTCGAGGACGCTTTCAGCCTGGCGGCCGATGGTGCTGCCAGCATCTTCGCGCTGAAGATCGCCAAGAATGGCGGCCCCCGCGCCGTACTGCGCACGGCCCAGATCGCCCAGGCAGCCGGCATTGCGCTGTATGGCGGGACCATGCTGGAAGGGGCTGTGGGCACCCTGGCATCGGCACACGCGTTCATTACCCTGGATCAGCTGCAATGGCACACAGAGCTGTTCGGCCCGCTGCTGCTCACCGAGGAAATCGTGACCCAAGCGCCGGTGTACCGCGACTTCCAGCTGCACGTTCCTGCCACGCCGGGCCTGGGGCTGACGCTCGATGAAGAGCGCCTGGCCAGATTCCGCCGTACTTGA
- a CDS encoding LysR family transcriptional regulator — translation MELRHIRYFQAVAQTLNFTRAAERLHIAQPPLSRQIQQLEEHLGTALLERSRPLQLTEAGRFFYEQSDTLLKQLEQLCENTKRIGQGQRQWLGIGFAPSTLYAVLPELIRELRRDADLELGLQEMTTLQQIEALKSGRIDIGFGRIHFDDAAIHQEVLREDPLVAVLPVGHHLIGQPITLERLSKERFVLYPANPRPSYADHVLALFANHGMGIQVSQWANELQTALGLVAAGLGITLVPASVQQQHRADLTYARLEESEAVSPIILSRRASDISPIVRRCLAIISTIN, via the coding sequence GTGGAGCTCAGGCATATTCGTTATTTCCAGGCCGTTGCGCAGACCCTGAATTTCACCCGCGCGGCAGAACGCCTGCATATCGCCCAGCCGCCCCTGAGTCGGCAGATTCAGCAATTGGAAGAGCATTTGGGCACCGCATTGCTGGAGCGCAGTCGACCGTTGCAGTTGACCGAAGCCGGCCGCTTTTTTTATGAGCAGAGCGACACATTGCTCAAACAGCTTGAGCAGCTATGCGAAAACACCAAGCGCATAGGCCAAGGTCAACGCCAATGGCTGGGCATAGGATTCGCCCCGTCAACCCTGTATGCCGTGCTGCCGGAACTGATTCGAGAACTTCGGCGCGATGCAGACCTGGAGCTGGGGCTGCAAGAGATGACTACGTTGCAGCAGATCGAGGCGCTCAAGAGCGGCCGCATCGATATAGGGTTTGGCCGGATTCATTTCGACGATGCGGCTATTCATCAGGAGGTGTTGCGTGAGGACCCACTGGTCGCGGTGTTACCCGTTGGGCACCACTTGATAGGCCAACCGATAACGCTGGAACGTCTGTCGAAGGAACGCTTCGTACTGTACCCAGCCAACCCTCGGCCCAGTTACGCCGACCATGTACTGGCGCTATTCGCCAACCATGGCATGGGCATCCAGGTATCCCAATGGGCCAACGAGTTGCAGACCGCCCTGGGTCTGGTGGCGGCAGGGCTTGGCATTACCCTCGTCCCCGCCTCGGTCCAGCAGCAGCACCGCGCCGACTTGACCTACGCACGGCTGGAAGAAAGCGAAGCCGTCTCTCCAATCATCCTCAGTCGCCGCGCCAGTGACATCAGCCCGATCGTTCGGCGTTGCCTGGCAATCATCTCGACCATCAATTAA
- a CDS encoding DUF6555 family protein has protein sequence MPNPQLYIIDYQLHGQPRSFIIRMERMDNTEAWHWASCDAGIGIIPKFGREKIKKVSKPMAERYGITAVSWRLSGGKPNQPVSDSAISS, from the coding sequence ATGCCTAATCCCCAGCTGTATATCATTGACTACCAACTGCATGGCCAGCCACGCAGTTTCATCATCCGCATGGAGCGGATGGATAATACCGAAGCCTGGCATTGGGCCAGTTGTGATGCGGGTATTGGCATCATTCCTAAGTTCGGCCGCGAAAAAATCAAGAAAGTCAGTAAACCCATGGCTGAACGCTATGGCATTACCGCAGTGAGTTGGCGGCTGTCTGGGGGTAAACCCAACCAACCGGTCAGTGACTCTGCAATTAGCAGTTGA
- a CDS encoding general stress protein: MARDQERTGQRGGTKETNPGNFANDRERASRAGQKGGQASGGNFANDRERASQAGRKGGQNSHGGGRQPN, translated from the coding sequence ATGGCTCGTGATCAAGAGCGTACTGGACAACGTGGCGGCACCAAGGAAACCAACCCGGGCAACTTTGCCAATGACCGTGAACGGGCTTCCCGTGCAGGCCAGAAGGGCGGGCAGGCGTCGGGTGGCAACTTTGCCAACGATAGAGAGCGCGCCTCGCAAGCTGGTCGCAAGGGCGGGCAGAACAGCCATGGCGGGGGGCGCCAGCCGAATTGA
- a CDS encoding ATP-dependent Clp protease proteolytic subunit yields the protein MARHIIHFTGPINSSTCGNLISTCSKVMHQGGDVLQLNIATMGGECSYGFTLYNFLRALPVPVHTHNLGTVESMGNILFLAGERRTACAMSKFLFHPFHWTLHGAVDHARMAEYAMSLDYDLRLYAQIVAERTAGSAETLDVQRYLMAYPRILDPQEALDSGLIHAVDEMPIDSQVTQWSVHA from the coding sequence ATGGCCCGACACATCATTCACTTCACCGGCCCGATCAATTCGTCCACCTGTGGCAACCTGATCAGCACCTGCTCCAAAGTGATGCACCAGGGTGGCGATGTGCTTCAGTTGAACATCGCTACGATGGGCGGCGAATGCAGCTATGGGTTTACCTTGTACAACTTCCTTCGCGCCCTGCCGGTACCCGTGCACACGCACAACCTCGGCACCGTGGAATCGATGGGTAACATCCTGTTTCTGGCGGGCGAGCGCCGTACCGCCTGCGCGATGAGCAAGTTCCTGTTTCACCCGTTTCACTGGACATTACACGGTGCGGTCGACCACGCGCGTATGGCCGAATACGCGATGAGCCTGGATTACGATTTGCGGCTATATGCCCAGATCGTTGCCGAAAGAACCGCAGGCAGTGCCGAAACGCTAGACGTTCAACGCTACCTGATGGCTTACCCGCGGATACTGGACCCTCAGGAGGCACTCGATAGCGGCCTGATTCATGCCGTCGATGAGATGCCGATCGATTCGCAGGTGACCCAGTGGAGTGTGCATGCCTGA
- a CDS encoding DUF72 domain-containing protein — protein sequence MSEIRIGISGWRYGPWRKDFYPNGLRQDDELAFASRAVNSIEINGSFYSLQTPERYERWRDDTPDDFVFSVKGPRYITHGRRLKDVEQPLANFFASGLLSLGDKLGPILWQFPPNMAFDADRFERFLALLPHDHQAANAFARNCAERLQHNGGSPIDGNTRLRHAVEIRNESFLCETFVQLLRKYRVALVVADSAGKWPYVEDVTADFVYLRLHGDVELYSSGYTARALRRWKQRIECWSRGEQPDDAHLIVDQPPPRRASRDVYCYFDNDQKVHAPYDARRLLHKMDLNGHLVTEPGVTPQVEL from the coding sequence GTGAGCGAGATCCGCATCGGCATATCCGGATGGCGCTATGGCCCCTGGCGCAAGGACTTCTACCCCAATGGCCTGCGGCAGGATGATGAATTGGCTTTTGCCTCGCGCGCCGTTAACAGCATAGAGATCAATGGGTCGTTCTATAGCCTGCAGACCCCGGAACGTTATGAGCGCTGGCGGGACGATACGCCGGACGACTTCGTCTTTTCAGTCAAAGGGCCCCGCTATATCACCCACGGGCGGCGCCTGAAGGACGTCGAACAGCCGCTGGCCAACTTCTTTGCATCTGGCCTTCTATCGCTGGGCGACAAGCTTGGGCCGATTTTGTGGCAGTTCCCGCCGAACATGGCATTTGATGCGGACCGCTTCGAGCGTTTCCTGGCGCTGTTGCCTCACGACCACCAGGCGGCGAACGCCTTCGCCCGCAACTGTGCAGAACGTTTACAGCACAATGGCGGCAGCCCCATCGACGGCAATACCCGCCTGCGTCACGCGGTGGAAATTCGAAATGAGAGCTTTCTGTGCGAGACGTTCGTGCAGTTGCTGCGCAAGTACCGGGTGGCGCTCGTAGTCGCCGACAGCGCGGGTAAATGGCCTTATGTCGAAGACGTGACCGCTGACTTCGTGTACCTGCGCCTGCATGGCGATGTCGAGCTTTACAGCAGCGGCTACACCGCCCGCGCCTTGCGCCGTTGGAAGCAGCGTATCGAATGCTGGAGCCGCGGCGAGCAGCCGGATGATGCCCACCTGATCGTCGATCAGCCGCCACCCCGGCGTGCTTCACGGGATGTGTACTGCTACTTCGACAACGACCAGAAGGTACATGCCCCTTACGATGCACGCCGCCTTCTGCACAAGATGGATCTCAATGGCCACTTGGTGACAGAACCGGGTGTCACACCGCAGGTGGAACTGTGA